In Streptomyces sp. P3, one DNA window encodes the following:
- a CDS encoding glutamate--tRNA ligase — MQDRAIIDSWFPADLFAPAHWEERYTPRELPPGARVTRFAPSPTGSMHLGGLYVATLARDLARRSGGVYLVRIEDTDKDREVAGAAQEFARTFRYFGLEPDEGEQEGRWGPYRQSDRADIYLSYVRELIREQRAYPCFCSPERLEENAGEQRRSRSPLGYYGKWARCRSLSVREAGQRIAAGEPYTVRLRCPAGLPGRVRFRDLVRGALTMLDNGNDVVVLKSADAEGRRLPTYHLAHVVDDHLMRVNLVVRGEEWISSLPLHHQLHRALGFRTPEYAHVAPLMKLDGSSRRKLSKRKDPESAAGFYEAAGYPAAAVGHYLRGLANSRVAGLPTGPALAEPLRLAEMGAAGPMVDLLKLRSLSREYIASLEPEEALAQLGDWAAGYAPELLAVLRKHPDLALAAFEMARRGNGTPRKDLACWQEFTAAYGFCFPELHEMVDQPDDGRFGGLPGPAVSALAADLTASYRHAGPAQDWFAVLRAVAERHGFAPDVRAHRADPGAYRGSIRDVANVLRVCLTGSRRSPDLFQVAQSLGEEEVLRRLRPLATGTPAGRC, encoded by the coding sequence ATGCAGGACCGTGCCATCATCGACTCCTGGTTCCCCGCCGACCTGTTCGCGCCCGCTCACTGGGAAGAGCGCTACACGCCGCGGGAGCTGCCGCCCGGCGCCCGAGTGACCCGGTTCGCGCCCAGCCCCACCGGCTCGATGCACCTGGGCGGCCTGTACGTGGCGACACTGGCCCGGGATCTCGCCCGGCGTTCCGGCGGCGTGTACCTGGTGCGGATCGAGGACACCGACAAGGACCGTGAAGTGGCGGGCGCCGCGCAGGAGTTCGCCCGGACCTTCCGCTACTTCGGTCTGGAACCGGACGAAGGTGAACAGGAGGGCCGCTGGGGCCCCTACCGGCAGTCCGACCGCGCGGACATCTACCTGTCGTACGTGCGGGAGCTGATTCGCGAGCAGCGGGCCTACCCGTGCTTCTGCTCCCCCGAACGCCTGGAGGAGAACGCCGGGGAACAGCGGCGGTCACGCTCCCCGCTCGGCTACTACGGCAAGTGGGCCCGCTGCCGTTCGCTGTCCGTGCGGGAGGCCGGGCAGCGGATCGCGGCCGGCGAGCCGTACACCGTCCGGCTGCGCTGCCCCGCCGGCCTGCCGGGCCGGGTGCGCTTCCGCGACCTGGTGCGCGGGGCGCTGACGATGCTGGACAACGGCAACGACGTGGTGGTGCTGAAGTCCGCGGACGCCGAGGGCCGCCGGTTGCCCACCTACCACCTGGCCCACGTGGTGGACGACCATCTGATGCGGGTGAACCTCGTGGTGCGCGGCGAGGAGTGGATCTCGTCGCTGCCGCTGCACCACCAGCTGCACCGCGCGCTCGGTTTCCGCACGCCGGAGTACGCCCACGTCGCGCCGTTGATGAAGCTGGACGGCTCCAGTCGGCGCAAGCTGAGCAAGCGCAAGGACCCCGAGTCGGCGGCCGGGTTCTACGAGGCGGCCGGCTATCCGGCGGCGGCGGTCGGCCACTATCTGCGCGGGCTGGCCAACAGCCGTGTCGCCGGGCTGCCGACCGGCCCGGCGCTCGCCGAGCCCCTGCGGCTGGCCGAGATGGGGGCCGCCGGCCCGATGGTGGACCTGCTCAAGCTGCGCTCCCTGAGCCGCGAGTACATCGCCTCGCTGGAGCCCGAGGAGGCCCTCGCGCAGCTCGGCGACTGGGCGGCCGGGTACGCGCCCGAGTTGCTCGCCGTCCTGCGCAAGCACCCGGATCTCGCGCTGGCCGCGTTCGAGATGGCGCGGCGCGGCAACGGCACGCCCCGCAAGGACCTCGCGTGCTGGCAGGAGTTCACGGCCGCCTACGGCTTCTGCTTCCCCGAGCTGCACGAGATGGTGGACCAGCCCGACGACGGCCGGTTCGGGGGCCTGCCCGGCCCGGCGGTGTCCGCCCTCGCCGCGGACCTGACGGCGTCCTACCGGCACGCGGGTCCCGCGCAGGACTGGTTCGCCGTGCTGCGCGCGGTGGCCGAGCGGCACGGCTTCGCCCCGGACGTGCGCGCCCACCGGGCCGATCCCGGCGCCTACCGGGGCTCGATCCGGGACGTGGCCAACGTTCTGCGGGTGTGCCTCACGGGCAGCCGCCGCAGCCCGGACCTGTTCCAGGTGGCCCAGTCGCTCGGGGAGGAAGAAGTGCTGCGCCGGCTCAGGCCGCTCGCCACCGGGACGCCGGCCGGCCGGTGCTGA